A genomic window from Tenebrio molitor chromosome X, icTenMoli1.1, whole genome shotgun sequence includes:
- the LOC138139935 gene encoding protein rolling stone-like isoform X4, whose protein sequence is MIETWKKQFSLQQLSLQHDTPIVFVISQWQKEKKPSIFYLVYRWAVAILFFVTLVISIIDLKHPNSSDKAKWLIYLTNWGYTICTLQALLGALILSVCVLAPRLRSKPNLEASTLKAYKLYWVTYVVATDIAFGITALYWSLIYDGSSMGFDAMNFFVHANNSVLMMIDLFVVAHPIRLLHCCYPIVFGICYAVFSVIYYAAGGISKENKVYIYNILDWRKPGRTTLVCFGVLGFIVVLHVVVWGLHKFRMWIHSRRATEERDGMGGKSNVEPSVNLGYVNEGLATDKV, encoded by the exons ATGATAGAGACGTGGAAGAAACAGTTTTCCTTGCAACAGTTATCTTTACAGCACGACACACCAATCGTCTTTGTAATTTCACAA TGGCAGAAGGAGAAGAAACCTAGCATTTTTTATCTCGTCTACAGATGGGCAGTAGCTATACTGTTCTTCGTAACTCTTGTCATTTCGATTATTGATTTGAAACATCCGAACTCTTCCGACAAAGCAAAATGGCTAATCTACCTCACCAACTGGGGTTACACCATTTGCACCCTGCAAGCTTTACTTGGAGCGCTTATCTTGTCGGTGTGTGTTTTAGCACCACGTTTGCGGAGCAAACCGAACCTGGAAGCTTCAACTCTGAAAGCTTACAAATTATACTGGGTGACCTACGTAGTAGCGACCGACATAGCTTTTGGTATTACCGCTCTCTACTGGTCCCTTATCTACGACG GAAGTTCCATGGGTTTCGACGCAATGAATTTTTTCGTGCACGCGAATAATTCCGTGTTGATGATGATAGATCTTTTCGTTGTAGCGCATCCGATTCGGCTGCTGCACTGCTGCTACCCCATTGTGTTCGGAATATGTTACGCAGTATTTAGTGTCATTTATTACGCAGCGGGTGGCATCAGCAA AGAGAATAAAGTCTACATCTACAATATCTTGGATTGGAGAAAACCAGGGAGAACAACTCTCGTTTGCTTCGGCGTACTTGGTTTTATAGTGGTCTTGCATGTGGTCGTTTGGGGATTGCACAAGTTTAGAATGTGGATACATTCCAGACGTGCTACAGAAGAGAGGGATGGAATGGGTGGTAAGTCGAATGTGGAGCCGTCTGTTAATTTGGGTTACGTAAACGAAGGTTTGGCGACTGATAAGGTGTGA
- the LOC138139935 gene encoding protein rolling stone-like isoform X3, whose amino-acid sequence MFCRVLVIQRHFNRPDSEMIETWKKQFSLQQLSLQHDTPIVFVISQWQKEKKPSIFYLVYRWAVAILFFVTLVISIIDLKHPNSSDKAKWLIYLTNWGYTICTLQALLGALILSVCVLAPRLRSKPNLEASTLKAYKLYWVTYVVATDIAFGITALYWSLIYDGSSMGFDAMNFFVHANNSVLMMIDLFVVAHPIRLLHCCYPIVFGICYAVFSVIYYAAGGISKENKVYIYNILDWRKPGRTTLVCFGVLGFIVVLHVVVWGLHKFRMWIHSRRATEERDGMGGKSNVEPSVNLGYVNEGLATDKV is encoded by the exons TTGCAGAGTACTAGTGATCCAGCGCCACTTCAATCGTCCCGATAGTGAAATGATAGAGACGTGGAAGAAACAGTTTTCCTTGCAACAGTTATCTTTACAGCACGACACACCAATCGTCTTTGTAATTTCACAA TGGCAGAAGGAGAAGAAACCTAGCATTTTTTATCTCGTCTACAGATGGGCAGTAGCTATACTGTTCTTCGTAACTCTTGTCATTTCGATTATTGATTTGAAACATCCGAACTCTTCCGACAAAGCAAAATGGCTAATCTACCTCACCAACTGGGGTTACACCATTTGCACCCTGCAAGCTTTACTTGGAGCGCTTATCTTGTCGGTGTGTGTTTTAGCACCACGTTTGCGGAGCAAACCGAACCTGGAAGCTTCAACTCTGAAAGCTTACAAATTATACTGGGTGACCTACGTAGTAGCGACCGACATAGCTTTTGGTATTACCGCTCTCTACTGGTCCCTTATCTACGACG GAAGTTCCATGGGTTTCGACGCAATGAATTTTTTCGTGCACGCGAATAATTCCGTGTTGATGATGATAGATCTTTTCGTTGTAGCGCATCCGATTCGGCTGCTGCACTGCTGCTACCCCATTGTGTTCGGAATATGTTACGCAGTATTTAGTGTCATTTATTACGCAGCGGGTGGCATCAGCAA AGAGAATAAAGTCTACATCTACAATATCTTGGATTGGAGAAAACCAGGGAGAACAACTCTCGTTTGCTTCGGCGTACTTGGTTTTATAGTGGTCTTGCATGTGGTCGTTTGGGGATTGCACAAGTTTAGAATGTGGATACATTCCAGACGTGCTACAGAAGAGAGGGATGGAATGGGTGGTAAGTCGAATGTGGAGCCGTCTGTTAATTTGGGTTACGTAAACGAAGGTTTGGCGACTGATAAGGTGTGA
- the LOC138139935 gene encoding protein rolling stone-like isoform X2: protein MNRVQYKPCRVLVIQRHFNRPDSEMIETWKKQFSLQQLSLQHDTPIVFVISQWQKEKKPSIFYLVYRWAVAILFFVTLVISIIDLKHPNSSDKAKWLIYLTNWGYTICTLQALLGALILSVCVLAPRLRSKPNLEASTLKAYKLYWVTYVVATDIAFGITALYWSLIYDGSSMGFDAMNFFVHANNSVLMMIDLFVVAHPIRLLHCCYPIVFGICYAVFSVIYYAAGGISKENKVYIYNILDWRKPGRTTLVCFGVLGFIVVLHVVVWGLHKFRMWIHSRRATEERDGMGGKSNVEPSVNLGYVNEGLATDKV, encoded by the exons TTGCAGAGTACTAGTGATCCAGCGCCACTTCAATCGTCCCGATAGTGAAATGATAGAGACGTGGAAGAAACAGTTTTCCTTGCAACAGTTATCTTTACAGCACGACACACCAATCGTCTTTGTAATTTCACAA TGGCAGAAGGAGAAGAAACCTAGCATTTTTTATCTCGTCTACAGATGGGCAGTAGCTATACTGTTCTTCGTAACTCTTGTCATTTCGATTATTGATTTGAAACATCCGAACTCTTCCGACAAAGCAAAATGGCTAATCTACCTCACCAACTGGGGTTACACCATTTGCACCCTGCAAGCTTTACTTGGAGCGCTTATCTTGTCGGTGTGTGTTTTAGCACCACGTTTGCGGAGCAAACCGAACCTGGAAGCTTCAACTCTGAAAGCTTACAAATTATACTGGGTGACCTACGTAGTAGCGACCGACATAGCTTTTGGTATTACCGCTCTCTACTGGTCCCTTATCTACGACG GAAGTTCCATGGGTTTCGACGCAATGAATTTTTTCGTGCACGCGAATAATTCCGTGTTGATGATGATAGATCTTTTCGTTGTAGCGCATCCGATTCGGCTGCTGCACTGCTGCTACCCCATTGTGTTCGGAATATGTTACGCAGTATTTAGTGTCATTTATTACGCAGCGGGTGGCATCAGCAA AGAGAATAAAGTCTACATCTACAATATCTTGGATTGGAGAAAACCAGGGAGAACAACTCTCGTTTGCTTCGGCGTACTTGGTTTTATAGTGGTCTTGCATGTGGTCGTTTGGGGATTGCACAAGTTTAGAATGTGGATACATTCCAGACGTGCTACAGAAGAGAGGGATGGAATGGGTGGTAAGTCGAATGTGGAGCCGTCTGTTAATTTGGGTTACGTAAACGAAGGTTTGGCGACTGATAAGGTGTGA
- the LOC138139935 gene encoding protein rolling stone-like isoform X1 produces the protein MEISEISDDQKIRRSCCRVLVIQRHFNRPDSEMIETWKKQFSLQQLSLQHDTPIVFVISQWQKEKKPSIFYLVYRWAVAILFFVTLVISIIDLKHPNSSDKAKWLIYLTNWGYTICTLQALLGALILSVCVLAPRLRSKPNLEASTLKAYKLYWVTYVVATDIAFGITALYWSLIYDGSSMGFDAMNFFVHANNSVLMMIDLFVVAHPIRLLHCCYPIVFGICYAVFSVIYYAAGGISKENKVYIYNILDWRKPGRTTLVCFGVLGFIVVLHVVVWGLHKFRMWIHSRRATEERDGMGGKSNVEPSVNLGYVNEGLATDKV, from the exons TTGCAGAGTACTAGTGATCCAGCGCCACTTCAATCGTCCCGATAGTGAAATGATAGAGACGTGGAAGAAACAGTTTTCCTTGCAACAGTTATCTTTACAGCACGACACACCAATCGTCTTTGTAATTTCACAA TGGCAGAAGGAGAAGAAACCTAGCATTTTTTATCTCGTCTACAGATGGGCAGTAGCTATACTGTTCTTCGTAACTCTTGTCATTTCGATTATTGATTTGAAACATCCGAACTCTTCCGACAAAGCAAAATGGCTAATCTACCTCACCAACTGGGGTTACACCATTTGCACCCTGCAAGCTTTACTTGGAGCGCTTATCTTGTCGGTGTGTGTTTTAGCACCACGTTTGCGGAGCAAACCGAACCTGGAAGCTTCAACTCTGAAAGCTTACAAATTATACTGGGTGACCTACGTAGTAGCGACCGACATAGCTTTTGGTATTACCGCTCTCTACTGGTCCCTTATCTACGACG GAAGTTCCATGGGTTTCGACGCAATGAATTTTTTCGTGCACGCGAATAATTCCGTGTTGATGATGATAGATCTTTTCGTTGTAGCGCATCCGATTCGGCTGCTGCACTGCTGCTACCCCATTGTGTTCGGAATATGTTACGCAGTATTTAGTGTCATTTATTACGCAGCGGGTGGCATCAGCAA AGAGAATAAAGTCTACATCTACAATATCTTGGATTGGAGAAAACCAGGGAGAACAACTCTCGTTTGCTTCGGCGTACTTGGTTTTATAGTGGTCTTGCATGTGGTCGTTTGGGGATTGCACAAGTTTAGAATGTGGATACATTCCAGACGTGCTACAGAAGAGAGGGATGGAATGGGTGGTAAGTCGAATGTGGAGCCGTCTGTTAATTTGGGTTACGTAAACGAAGGTTTGGCGACTGATAAGGTGTGA